Proteins encoded by one window of Catharus ustulatus isolate bCatUst1 chromosome Z, bCatUst1.pri.v2, whole genome shotgun sequence:
- the LOC117010353 gene encoding zinc finger protein 474, whose translation MSQTPLPRRLPFKVCYICGREFGSHSIAIHEPKCLQRWHIENNQLPKHLRRPEPRKPEVLTGTGSYTLADENEAAYYSAQAQLVPCRNCGRTFFPDRLPVHERCCKGGSSGVRPPRSGTGSARADPSQGHQGTSRGAPALSDQAKVVRRPPTVICYICGREYGTKSISIHEPQCLKKWHQENDNLPKHLRRPEPQKPEVRTVQAKGFYDLDALNEAAWTSAQAQLVPCDICGRTFLPDRLIVHQRSCKPKPAK comes from the exons ATGTCTCAAACACCCTTGCCAAGAAGACTTCCCTTCAAGGTCTGCTACATCTGTGGCAGAGAATTTGGGTCACATTCTATTGCTATACACGAACCTAAGTGCCTGCAGAGGTGGCATATCGAGAACAATCAGCTACCAAAGCACCTTAGAAGACCAGAGCCCCGGAAACCTGAGGTCCTGACTGGTACTGGTTCCTATACACTTGCAGATGAAAATGAAGCAGCTTATTATAGTGCTCAAGCCCAGCTTGTGCCCTGCAGAAACTGCGGCCGAACTTTTTTTCCCGACCGTCTCCCAGTGCATGAACGGTGTTGCAAAGGAGGTAGCAGTGGTGTGAGGCCACCAAGATCTGGAACTGGCTCAGCACGTGCTGATCCATCTCAGGGCCATCAGGGAACGAGCAGGGGTGCACCAGCTCTATCAGACCAG GCAAAAGTGGTAAGACGGCCACCAACAGTGATTTGTTACATATGTGGCCGTGAGTATGGAACAAAATCTATTAGTATACATGAGCCGCAATGCCTGAAGAAGTGGCACCAGGAGAATGACAACCTCCCCAAGCACCTGAGAAGGCCAGAACCCCAAAAGCCTGAAGTCAGAACCGTGCAAG CCAAAGGTTTCTATGATCTTGATGCTTTAAATGAGGCTGCCTGGACCAGCGCCCAAGCCCAGCTAGTTCCATGTGATATTTGTGGGCGTACTTTTCTTCCAGACAGACTGATTGTCCACCAGAGGTCCTGTAAACCAAAACCTGCAAAGTGA